In a genomic window of Babylonia areolata isolate BAREFJ2019XMU chromosome 3, ASM4173473v1, whole genome shotgun sequence:
- the LOC143280132 gene encoding uncharacterized protein LOC143280132 produces the protein MRPTSANSGLRGPPLNLCDIIQRGYLSQVHLLVSLGANLEARDASGRTPLMLTAFVQSEGWGVGVARLLIEEGVAMSPRDRHGMNALHHACVYERVPLARVLLNAPDFDLLQADRFGNTALHYAAMSGNVNLVQLLVSNHRRFRQPLTRLNRRGHTAKDEARRGGYHLCAAILEGSDSAFGQAKEGNKNERGDFTESNPPGVFITTEDESFVQSEDPRAAPDEPKMGGEEAEEEEVGKAVVVVDDDEARLSLRREEDEEGGLFGPCDQLSQEEFNRSLLLSPHHTPPASDRSSSDLKTRSHSSPRLRRSGIRRAHPAGVRRVSIGSTSSTRSATSTKKLSLLSVHSSNANNNNNNDDTIFENGNNEGDPNGSAAAENEAPVEPAGSSAENLQQHQQQTSKSPSLHSLKRNSVLSENTVLLNNNITRPTTTNAMTNHKIEASQMPRAPRSAPVKSVGSQQNLRSRESMFATVKPPFQQQPLPYEKDPERIIHVASEHDFRNTREYVLKLTRMEFRPAHFDTDSLPVLVRPSPSAQHEEDAKKASNATGSWRDNFRFLYRHLEYKCSPSWREAAQPPPEPLMMVPQWGVTSPAVEEGDETTEKKVRRPSSSNRPSGGGQVNDLSTSSNVKRKISSNKSRKISAISPPSGLGQGDNLTTSSSESVSTGSKKKGGNRS, from the exons ATGCGACCAACGTCGGCTAACAGCGGATTGAGGGGCCCTCCTCTCAACCTGTGTGACATTATTCAGCGTGGCTACCTGTCACAG gTCCACCTGCTGGTCAGCCTGGGCGCCAACCTGGAGGCGCGGGACGCCTCGGGCCGGACCCCCTTGATGCTGACGGCCTTCGTGCAGTCCGAGGGCTGGGGCGTCGGGGTGGCCCGCCTGCTGATCGAGGAAGGCGTGGCCATGAGCCCCCGCGATCGGCACGGAATGAACGCCCTGCACCACGCCTGCGTCTACGAGCGCGTGCCTCTCGCTCGCGTGCTGCTCAACGCCCCCGACTTTGACCTCCTACAGGCGGACag ATTCGGCAACACGGCTCTTCACTACGCCGCCATGTCGGGCAACGTGAACTTGGTCCAGCTCCTGGTGTCCAATCACCGCCGTTTCCGCCAACCACTCACCAGGCTCAACCGTCGGGGCCACACCGCCAAGGACGAGGCTCGGCGTGGCGGCTACCATCTCTGCGCCGCCATTCTGGAGGGCAGCGACTCCGCTTTCGGTCAGGCCAAAGAGGGCAACAAGAATGAAAGAGGCGACTTCACTGAGAGCAACCCTCCCGGCGTGTTCATCACCACAGAAGACGAAAGCTTCGTTCAAAGCGAAGACCCCAGAGCCGCGCCCGACGAGCCCAAGATGGgcggggaggaggcggaggaggaggaggtggggaaggcggtggtggtggttgacgaCGACGAAGCCAGGTTGTCGCTGAGgagagaggaggacgaagaagggGGTCTGTTCGGCCCTTGCGATCAGCTCAGCCAGGAGGAGTTCAACAGGAGCCTCCTCCTaagcccccaccacacccctccagccAGCGACCGATCCTCCTCCGACCTCAAGACCAGGTCCCACAGCTCTCCCAGGTTGAGGAGGTCGGGAATCCGCCGCGCTCACCCCGCGGGCGTCAGACGGGTGTCCATcggcagcaccagcagcaccaggTCAGCCACGTCCACCAAGAAGCTCTCCCTCCTCAGCGTGCACAGcagcaacgccaacaacaacaacaacaacgacgacaccaTCTTCGAAAACGGCAACAACGAAGGAGACCCAAACGGCTCCGCGGCGGCGGAGAACGAGGCGCCGGTGGAGCCGGCAGGCAGCAGCGCGGAGAAcctgcagcagcatcagcagcagacatcGAAAAGTCCCAGTCTCCACAGCCTGAAGCGAAATAGCGTGCTGAGCGAGAACACCGTCCTTctcaacaacaatatcaccaggcccaccaccaccaacgccatgACGAACCACAAAATCGAGGCATCTCAGATGCCCAGAGCGCCGCGGTCTGCCCCGGTGAAATCAGTAGGCAGCCAGCAGAACCTTCGGAGCAGGGAGTCCATGTTCGCCACGGTCAAGCCACCTTTCCAACAACAACCCCTGCCCTACGAGAAGGACCCGGAGCGAATCATCCACGTGGCGTCCGAACACGACTTCCGGAACACGCGCGAGTACGTGCTCAAACTGACCCGGATGGAGTTCAGGCCCGCCCACTTCGACACGGACAGTCTGCCGGTGCTGGTGCGTCCCTCGCCGTCTGCCCAACATGAGGAGGACGCGAAAaag GCAAGCAACGCGACCGGAAGCTGGCGAGACAACTTCCGGTTCCTGTACCGCCACCTGGAGTACAAGTGCTCGCCGTCCTGGAGGGAGGCGGCCCAGCCACCTCCGGAGCCTCTGATGATGGTGCCCCAGTGGGGGGTTACCTCCCCTGCAG tggaggagggggacgagACGACTGAGAAGAAGGTACGACGGCCCAGCTCCTCCAACCGTCCCTCTGGAGGGGGTCAGGTGAACGACCTGTCCACTAGCAGCAACGTCAAACGCAAGATATCCTCCAACAAATCTCGAAAGATTTCCGCCATCAG CCCCCCTTCTGGACTGGGGCAGGGAGACAACCTGACCACCAGCAGCTCGGAATCGGTGTCCACGGGCAGCAAGAAGAAAGGCGGTAACCGTTCTTAA